The following coding sequences lie in one Thalassoglobus polymorphus genomic window:
- a CDS encoding ABC transporter substrate-binding protein yields the protein MKVLQFSICLFILLATAAHAQPPEEEELPTIDEMVLPTVQQLLNDTEVDWIELNTGGVLTVESIVPRPDTLEIRQTEIEELEKVRNKTPANQREEIAKKLDEMRHLYVSLPDVQGNPEFRVPLKRVVKIIHHEDLMLRRIHKLLEENKIDPALELMNRLRRNWDVWPGMDETHLQIIFTDAKYRIGKGDAATSLMLLNEVYQADKNYPGLRTQSGYAVQQLVEKALADSDYTRAQFYLNWLRQRFSNHDIYNTFSAQLIEKTDELVEQANSASSSGDFKKASELISSAAEIWPLAPSLKGSHRTHTERFQQLKVGVVDLPGKSDAYFALSPADLRKQRLTRLNLFELERLRDGTAYYRTRFFDEWEPTDLGREMRFTLKQFRQPYEMQAVVTTADIVPLLINRLTPSHPAYDERLSSYVESIEVHSPTEFSLSFRRVPPRIEPLLANISVSATDETTLSEDLSDPGGFQVLKQDDNSISYNRKIEQPDGLPKYHIAELIEIRYDSYEKAAQALTRGEISMIPDLPDWIIRRMQNDEEFMKKFFILPYQLPETHLLQFNPASKPVRNRELRTALAYAVDRETLLREIVLRDPKALNGKVVTTPFLSSNPGRNILVEPRRYDLSAALAMLLASRKQLKDGIPPLTMIVAPGPTAEKTAQEIAAVWKKIGIDITLVYAHEPRPEKWDIIYRSVQMVEPLVDIWPFLTIEERARLDDLRDYPDWLKQELIQLDRTSEQSRAISALQVLHRHLWSDTAVFPLWELQRYAVIRKNIQGYPKTLMHCYDQIDRWSVDSWYQTELP from the coding sequence ATGAAAGTTCTTCAGTTTTCAATTTGTTTATTCATCCTGCTGGCAACGGCTGCACATGCGCAGCCGCCAGAGGAAGAAGAGCTTCCAACTATCGATGAGATGGTACTGCCCACAGTCCAGCAACTCCTCAACGATACAGAAGTCGATTGGATCGAGCTGAACACTGGCGGAGTCCTGACTGTGGAATCGATTGTTCCTCGCCCGGACACACTTGAGATTCGTCAAACAGAAATCGAAGAGCTGGAGAAAGTTCGCAACAAAACGCCTGCCAACCAACGAGAAGAAATCGCGAAAAAACTCGACGAGATGCGGCACCTGTATGTCTCTCTACCAGACGTCCAGGGAAACCCTGAGTTTCGAGTCCCGCTGAAGCGAGTCGTGAAGATTATTCACCACGAAGACTTAATGTTGCGGCGAATTCATAAGCTGCTCGAAGAAAACAAAATTGATCCCGCACTCGAACTGATGAATCGCCTCCGTCGCAATTGGGACGTCTGGCCCGGCATGGACGAAACGCATCTGCAAATTATTTTCACCGATGCGAAATATCGAATCGGAAAAGGGGATGCTGCAACGAGCCTGATGTTGCTGAACGAGGTTTATCAGGCGGATAAAAATTATCCCGGACTGCGTACACAATCCGGATATGCAGTCCAACAACTCGTTGAGAAAGCACTTGCAGATTCTGACTACACACGGGCACAGTTCTACCTGAATTGGCTGCGACAACGGTTCTCCAACCACGATATTTACAACACCTTCAGTGCTCAGCTCATCGAAAAAACAGACGAACTGGTCGAGCAAGCCAACAGTGCAAGTTCGAGCGGAGATTTCAAGAAAGCATCCGAACTGATTTCGTCAGCTGCAGAAATTTGGCCGCTCGCGCCCAGCCTTAAAGGATCACACCGAACTCACACGGAACGGTTTCAACAACTGAAAGTCGGTGTTGTCGATTTGCCAGGAAAGTCTGACGCCTACTTTGCTCTCTCCCCGGCGGATCTACGCAAGCAACGACTCACTCGGCTCAATCTTTTTGAACTCGAACGACTACGAGACGGAACGGCATATTATCGAACTCGATTTTTCGATGAATGGGAGCCGACTGACCTCGGACGCGAAATGCGATTCACGCTCAAACAATTTCGTCAGCCGTACGAAATGCAAGCTGTCGTCACCACAGCCGATATTGTTCCGCTCCTCATTAATCGATTAACACCCAGTCATCCTGCGTATGATGAACGACTCAGCTCGTATGTTGAATCGATTGAGGTCCACTCGCCAACCGAATTTTCACTGAGTTTCCGCCGGGTTCCTCCACGAATCGAACCCCTGCTGGCAAACATTTCCGTCTCTGCAACGGATGAAACGACCTTGTCTGAGGATCTCAGCGATCCGGGTGGATTCCAGGTCTTGAAGCAAGATGACAACTCAATCTCCTACAACAGGAAGATTGAACAGCCGGACGGACTTCCGAAATATCACATCGCTGAGTTGATCGAAATACGATACGATTCTTATGAAAAAGCGGCACAAGCTCTCACTCGTGGTGAGATCTCAATGATCCCTGATTTGCCAGACTGGATCATCCGCAGGATGCAAAACGACGAAGAATTCATGAAGAAATTCTTCATTTTACCGTACCAGCTTCCCGAGACTCACCTCCTCCAGTTCAACCCAGCCAGCAAACCCGTCCGCAACCGCGAGCTGCGAACCGCCTTGGCTTATGCGGTCGACCGGGAGACCTTGCTCCGAGAGATCGTTCTTCGCGATCCTAAAGCACTCAACGGAAAGGTGGTCACGACTCCGTTTCTTTCCTCTAATCCCGGTCGCAACATATTAGTTGAACCTCGCCGCTACGATCTTTCAGCTGCACTGGCCATGCTGCTTGCCTCAAGAAAGCAACTCAAAGATGGAATTCCTCCACTCACAATGATTGTCGCCCCTGGGCCGACAGCCGAGAAAACAGCTCAAGAGATTGCAGCTGTCTGGAAGAAAATCGGAATCGATATCACACTGGTGTATGCTCATGAACCCCGTCCAGAAAAGTGGGACATCATTTACCGCTCGGTGCAAATGGTCGAACCACTCGTCGACATCTGGCCCTTCCTGACCATTGAAGAGCGCGCCCGACTCGACGACTTACGCGACTACCCTGACTGGCTGAAACAAGAGCTCATTCAACTTGATCGCACTAGTGAGCAAAGCCGAGCCATTTCCGCACTACAGGTCTTGCATCGTCATCTCTGGAGCGACACAGCTGTCTTCCCGCTTTGGGAACTTCAGAGATATGCGGTCATTCGCAAAAACATTCAAGGTTATCCTAAAACGCTCATGCACTGTTACGATCAAATCGACCGTTGGTCCGTTGATTCCTGGTACCAGACGGAGTTGCCATGA
- a CDS encoding serine/threonine protein kinase, protein MAQRARASRLVDADEFIDSIEKCGLIANPEIDNIRRSILPQCGNLEDFARALISAGHITKFQATVISLGRAHKLVLGNYLLVRKIGSGGMGDVFLAEHRLMKRKVALKILAAKLIRDKKALQRFQQEVEAAARLSHVNIVTAFDADEALGYHFLVMEYVEGKDLSLFIRSTGPMGVQKAVKCILQAARGLEYAHGQGVIHRDIKPHNLLLDTEGVVKILDMGLASVEQGSDEKQKGLTASGIVMGSVDFMSPEQARNTKNADARSDLYSLGCTLYYLLTARPMYRGETPVEKIFAHRDQPIPDLSERVDGLPPALKAIFEKLVAKKPADRHQSATELIEDLEACLSGKITPSEIRIENEAFLSFLRTQQSESALSIDALQPSGFAGDTVSIASQNTDSDSYARPRSLLTKLKADPKVNQWASWSVAGVMLILSMFLFLPRGDDSAEKAILSLSISELQAVGTQIVIDGVEVSKVNSTGETRLKVPSDEKIHKLELLRDGRVLYTSRFRVAPGKRTPIKVILKDR, encoded by the coding sequence GTGGCTCAACGGGCAAGGGCAAGTCGTCTCGTGGACGCGGATGAATTTATAGATTCCATTGAAAAATGTGGACTCATCGCAAATCCCGAGATCGATAACATTCGCAGGTCAATTCTTCCGCAATGTGGCAATCTTGAAGATTTTGCCAGAGCGTTGATCTCTGCTGGACACATTACGAAATTTCAGGCCACGGTCATCTCTCTTGGTCGTGCCCACAAGCTTGTGTTGGGCAACTATCTCTTAGTGCGGAAAATTGGATCTGGCGGCATGGGGGATGTGTTTTTGGCAGAGCACCGGCTCATGAAGCGAAAGGTCGCGCTGAAAATTCTCGCTGCAAAACTCATTCGAGATAAAAAAGCACTTCAACGGTTTCAACAAGAAGTTGAGGCAGCTGCACGGTTGTCGCATGTGAACATTGTCACTGCATTCGATGCAGATGAGGCGCTAGGCTACCACTTTCTGGTCATGGAGTATGTTGAGGGCAAAGATCTTTCGCTCTTCATTCGCTCTACCGGTCCGATGGGTGTTCAAAAAGCAGTGAAATGCATTTTGCAGGCAGCCCGCGGACTTGAGTATGCCCATGGACAGGGAGTGATTCATCGAGACATTAAACCGCATAATCTCTTACTTGATACCGAAGGGGTCGTGAAAATTCTTGACATGGGGCTGGCAAGTGTTGAGCAGGGTTCCGATGAGAAGCAGAAGGGGCTGACTGCCAGCGGGATCGTCATGGGCAGTGTGGACTTCATGTCGCCCGAGCAGGCTCGTAATACGAAAAATGCAGATGCGAGAAGCGATCTCTATTCATTGGGCTGTACACTTTATTACTTGCTAACTGCCAGGCCGATGTATCGCGGTGAGACGCCGGTTGAGAAAATTTTCGCACATCGGGACCAACCGATTCCTGACCTCTCTGAGAGAGTTGACGGGTTGCCACCGGCGTTGAAGGCGATCTTTGAAAAACTGGTCGCCAAGAAGCCCGCAGATCGGCACCAGTCAGCAACCGAATTGATTGAAGATCTGGAAGCATGTTTGTCGGGGAAGATCACACCTTCTGAGATTCGAATTGAAAACGAGGCCTTTCTGTCTTTCTTACGGACTCAACAATCGGAATCTGCTTTATCAATCGATGCTCTTCAGCCAAGCGGTTTTGCGGGTGATACCGTCTCTATTGCCAGTCAGAATACAGACTCTGATTCATATGCTCGACCACGTTCCTTGCTTACGAAATTGAAGGCCGACCCAAAAGTGAATCAATGGGCGTCCTGGAGTGTCGCCGGAGTCATGTTGATACTCTCCATGTTTCTCTTTCTTCCGCGAGGCGATGATTCAGCTGAGAAGGCGATCCTGTCACTTTCTATTTCAGAGCTTCAGGCGGTCGGAACTCAAATTGTGATCGACGGAGTTGAAGTCTCGAAAGTCAATTCAACAGGAGAGACGCGTCTCAAAGTTCCCTCGGATGAAAAGATTCACAAACTGGAACTTCTCCGGGATGGGCGTGTTTTGTACACATCGAGGTTCCGAGTCGCTCCGGGAAAACGAACGCCCATCAAAGTCATCTTGAAAGACAGGTAA
- the fusA gene encoding elongation factor G: protein MNLKKVRNIGISAHIDSGKTTLTERILYYSGRIHKIEEVRGGGDGATMDHMDLEKERGITITSAATQVQWKDHIVNVIDTPGHVDFTVEVERSLRVLDGAVLVLCSVGGVQSQSLTVDRQMKRYKVPRIAFVNKMDRVGADFYSVVNQVTDKLKVTAVPIQIPIGGGVDFEGMIDLVDMEAITFSGDQGDEIHISEVPEEYKEKANQYRHEMLESLSMFDDELMEALLEEKEVSPDKIRKVIRTATLSQDITPVMCGSAFKNKGVQELLDAVTEYLPCPTDVENTAVDVDATEKAIAAGEIQENEAKRIVLTDSADDPLVCMAFKTVMEQFGQLTYVRIYQGKVVKGESYTNVRTGQKVRFGRLVRMHSNDREDIDSAEAGDIFAVVGIDCASGDTFCGDDANLSLENIYVPEPVIRLSIEPTDRTGADRLGKALERFRREDPTFHVSTDAETNETIIAGMGQLHLEVYIERIKREYRCEVTIGEPKVAYKEMPTKDYEFNYKHKKQTGGSGQYAHVVGKLKALPEGSEEEHVFNNNISQGRIPAQYIPAAIAGFKRALVKGPLIEAEVVYVEVDLDDGSYHDVDSSEKAFETCGWQAVRDALTKASVALLEPIMLLEVEIPDEYQGSVTGHVSSKRGVVNSATTREGTCYIVAEVPLANMFDYANELRSMTQGKGGFSMEFARYSQVPRNIQTEIVERRRKEKEERLAKK from the coding sequence ATGAATCTCAAAAAAGTACGTAACATCGGTATCTCTGCCCACATCGACTCTGGAAAGACAACGCTCACTGAGCGAATTCTTTACTACTCAGGTCGTATCCACAAAATTGAAGAAGTCCGGGGTGGTGGCGATGGCGCGACTATGGACCACATGGATCTTGAAAAAGAGCGGGGAATCACCATCACCTCCGCTGCGACTCAAGTTCAGTGGAAAGACCATATCGTCAACGTGATTGATACACCGGGACACGTCGACTTCACTGTGGAAGTGGAACGCTCACTTCGCGTTCTCGACGGTGCTGTACTCGTACTTTGTTCTGTGGGGGGCGTGCAAAGCCAATCGCTGACTGTTGACCGCCAGATGAAACGCTACAAAGTTCCGCGAATTGCATTCGTCAACAAGATGGATCGCGTCGGTGCAGACTTCTACAGCGTCGTGAATCAAGTTACCGACAAGCTGAAAGTGACCGCAGTCCCGATTCAAATTCCAATCGGAGGAGGCGTCGACTTCGAAGGGATGATTGATCTCGTCGACATGGAAGCGATTACGTTTTCTGGCGACCAGGGTGACGAAATCCACATCAGCGAAGTTCCCGAAGAATACAAAGAGAAAGCGAATCAGTATCGACACGAGATGCTCGAATCGCTCTCAATGTTTGACGACGAACTGATGGAAGCACTTCTCGAAGAGAAAGAAGTCTCACCGGACAAAATTCGCAAAGTCATTCGGACTGCAACACTGTCTCAGGACATCACTCCCGTCATGTGCGGAAGTGCGTTCAAGAACAAAGGTGTTCAGGAACTTCTTGATGCCGTCACCGAGTACCTGCCTTGTCCGACCGATGTGGAAAACACAGCCGTTGACGTTGATGCCACTGAAAAGGCCATCGCAGCGGGTGAAATTCAAGAGAACGAAGCCAAGCGAATTGTCCTGACCGACTCCGCTGACGACCCTCTTGTTTGCATGGCGTTTAAAACAGTCATGGAACAGTTTGGTCAGTTGACGTATGTACGGATTTACCAGGGTAAAGTTGTCAAAGGTGAAAGCTACACCAACGTCCGAACCGGACAAAAAGTACGGTTTGGCCGACTGGTACGTATGCACTCCAATGACCGTGAAGATATTGATAGTGCCGAAGCAGGTGACATTTTCGCTGTCGTCGGAATTGACTGTGCATCGGGGGACACGTTCTGTGGGGACGATGCGAATCTATCTCTGGAGAACATTTACGTTCCAGAGCCCGTGATTCGTCTTTCCATCGAGCCAACGGACCGGACAGGAGCCGACCGACTCGGAAAAGCTCTCGAGCGATTCCGCCGGGAAGATCCAACGTTCCATGTCAGCACTGATGCAGAAACCAACGAAACGATTATTGCGGGGATGGGTCAGCTTCACCTTGAAGTTTACATCGAACGCATTAAACGAGAATATCGTTGCGAAGTCACCATTGGTGAGCCCAAAGTCGCGTACAAAGAAATGCCGACCAAGGATTACGAGTTCAACTACAAACACAAAAAGCAAACCGGTGGTTCCGGTCAATACGCTCATGTGGTTGGTAAGTTGAAAGCACTTCCAGAGGGCTCCGAAGAAGAGCACGTCTTCAACAACAACATTAGCCAGGGACGTATTCCAGCTCAGTACATCCCAGCTGCCATCGCCGGTTTCAAACGTGCCCTCGTTAAGGGACCATTGATTGAAGCCGAAGTGGTTTACGTTGAAGTCGATCTCGACGACGGAAGCTACCACGATGTGGACTCCTCGGAGAAAGCATTCGAAACATGTGGATGGCAGGCAGTCCGCGATGCCTTGACGAAAGCAAGCGTCGCGTTGCTCGAGCCGATCATGCTGCTCGAAGTGGAAATTCCAGATGAGTATCAAGGTTCAGTCACAGGCCACGTTTCAAGTAAACGTGGTGTTGTGAACTCCGCCACAACTCGCGAAGGAACCTGTTACATCGTCGCGGAAGTTCCGCTGGCAAACATGTTCGACTACGCCAACGAATTGCGTTCAATGACGCAAGGAAAAGGCGGCTTCAGCATGGAATTCGCCCGTTACAGCCAAGTCCCACGCAACATCCAAACGGAAATCGTGGAACGACGTCGTAAAGAAAAAGAAGAACGCCTGGCGAAGAAGTAA
- a CDS encoding DUF6941 family protein, whose amino-acid sequence MQAITPYPLALVVADYVHRDPSTGKMTIIGTFSMIGGAEFPLVHPVMAVYAALTDGRGKMKVKLELIDVDEEREPIFSQEVEADFVDPRMILEINFHATNLQFVHSGEYRLQLSANEEFLVERRIIVLENDK is encoded by the coding sequence ATGCAAGCTATTACACCATATCCATTGGCCTTGGTTGTGGCCGATTATGTTCATCGCGATCCGTCTACAGGAAAGATGACGATAATCGGGACTTTCTCAATGATTGGGGGAGCAGAGTTCCCACTGGTACATCCTGTCATGGCAGTCTACGCAGCCTTGACTGATGGTCGTGGAAAAATGAAAGTAAAACTTGAATTGATTGACGTAGACGAGGAAAGAGAGCCGATTTTTTCACAAGAGGTGGAAGCAGACTTTGTTGACCCAAGAATGATTTTAGAGATAAATTTTCACGCAACGAACTTGCAGTTCGTCCACTCTGGTGAATATCGGCTACAGTTATCCGCCAATGAAGAATTCCTAGTCGAGCGGCGAATCATTGTACTGGAGAATGACAAATGA
- a CDS encoding type II toxin-antitoxin system PemK/MazF family toxin, with protein sequence MLQQGSILWVSVSDQSGRNTKCRPAVLVTPTDQIENAKRLVVVAATGTFSKPLPPNRVPLPWQSNPPHPKTGLYKECVAVCDWVHAIEKADIVSIGGVCPQSVLDAILANLQI encoded by the coding sequence GTGTTGCAACAAGGTAGCATCCTATGGGTTTCTGTAAGTGATCAGTCAGGACGAAATACTAAGTGTCGTCCTGCAGTTCTTGTAACTCCTACTGACCAAATTGAGAATGCAAAGAGGCTAGTCGTCGTTGCCGCCACGGGAACTTTCAGCAAACCGCTGCCGCCTAATAGAGTTCCCCTACCTTGGCAGTCTAACCCCCCACACCCAAAGACTGGACTATACAAAGAGTGTGTAGCAGTCTGCGACTGGGTTCACGCTATTGAGAAAGCTGACATCGTGTCAATTGGAGGGGTTTGCCCACAAAGTGTTCTTGATGCGATATTGGCTAACTTGCAAATCTGA
- the dnaG gene encoding DNA primase — MPNLSNNQSSLDFKEEVRSHTDIVGLISESVALQPRSGGREYVGLCPFHDDHNPSMRVYPERQTFRCWSCSTGGDVFTFVTERESVTFPEAVEILARRANLEIPKFVSGRSPQQESSRARQFEVLQWAESLFQRTLLNSPEAEPARKYLHGRGIDEETMRKFRLGFHPSGWDWLIKQSQGKYPLQLLEDVCLVAKKDNGGYYDFFGHRIIFPIHNERGQAVSFSGRLLPGDERPSKYKNGSATPVFNKSRLLYALDLARDEIRNQDQAIVVEGYTDCIALHQHGIQNAVVTMGTALTDEQVTVLKRFARRVILCFDGDDAGQDAASRSVERFLAQDVDLRILTPPDKLDPADFLESHGADAFRELSKNAPQAWDFRFQMAKRKYGTGTIDGRERVLTEMLNVLAQVPKLSTSVRESILIADLAHRTSVPEETVRGLLNEVRSSGPKRVYVENHAATPGSFTEEVQRIIHGQLSSRERVECDLLQIVLAVPETIQIVENAVSTTPMRNRILKGILRKCTQDAWANGEFTLSGLLDHMPEKDLKSLVVWLDEQASAKGLANKIRESDVDEEGCPQLLRQSIEALQKDEARHSSDNLSIRLSQSTDGQTRSDVATEDELLLQAAEFHRKRATKKSGF; from the coding sequence GTGCCAAACCTGTCCAACAATCAATCTAGTCTGGATTTCAAAGAAGAGGTCCGCTCTCACACCGATATTGTCGGTTTGATCAGCGAATCGGTCGCCTTACAGCCTCGTTCCGGCGGTCGGGAATATGTCGGGTTGTGTCCGTTTCACGATGATCACAACCCATCAATGCGAGTCTATCCGGAACGGCAAACGTTTCGCTGCTGGTCGTGCAGCACAGGGGGGGATGTCTTCACCTTTGTCACTGAGCGGGAGTCGGTGACGTTTCCGGAAGCGGTTGAAATTCTGGCTCGTCGGGCCAATCTCGAAATCCCCAAGTTCGTGAGCGGTCGCTCACCGCAGCAGGAATCGTCTCGCGCCCGTCAGTTTGAAGTGCTGCAATGGGCAGAGAGCCTGTTTCAACGAACTCTGCTCAATTCTCCTGAGGCTGAGCCTGCACGTAAGTATCTGCATGGTCGCGGGATTGATGAAGAGACCATGCGGAAGTTTCGACTCGGTTTCCATCCCTCCGGTTGGGACTGGTTGATTAAGCAGTCACAGGGGAAGTATCCGCTGCAACTTCTGGAAGATGTTTGTCTGGTCGCGAAGAAAGACAACGGCGGCTATTACGACTTTTTTGGTCACCGGATCATCTTTCCGATCCACAATGAACGGGGACAAGCTGTTTCATTTAGTGGACGGCTGTTACCGGGCGATGAACGTCCTTCGAAATACAAAAATGGGTCAGCGACTCCTGTCTTCAACAAAAGTCGGTTGCTGTATGCCCTCGATTTAGCGCGCGACGAAATACGGAATCAGGATCAGGCGATCGTTGTGGAAGGTTACACCGATTGCATCGCCCTGCATCAACACGGGATTCAGAATGCAGTCGTGACGATGGGGACTGCTCTGACGGATGAGCAGGTAACAGTGTTGAAGCGATTCGCTCGACGAGTGATTTTATGCTTCGACGGAGATGATGCCGGTCAGGATGCAGCGTCCCGGTCGGTCGAGCGTTTCCTGGCTCAGGATGTGGACCTGCGGATTTTAACACCTCCTGACAAACTTGATCCGGCAGACTTTTTGGAATCACATGGTGCTGATGCGTTCCGCGAATTGTCCAAGAACGCTCCGCAGGCGTGGGATTTTCGCTTTCAGATGGCAAAGCGAAAGTATGGAACAGGCACAATTGATGGTCGTGAGCGTGTGTTGACGGAAATGCTCAATGTGCTCGCTCAGGTCCCAAAGTTGTCAACTTCGGTAAGAGAATCAATCTTAATTGCAGATCTTGCACACCGGACATCGGTTCCGGAAGAGACTGTGCGAGGGTTGCTGAATGAGGTCCGATCGAGTGGCCCAAAACGAGTTTACGTGGAAAATCATGCGGCCACACCAGGTTCATTCACCGAAGAGGTGCAACGAATTATTCATGGCCAACTCTCTTCAAGAGAGCGAGTGGAATGCGACTTGCTACAAATTGTACTGGCGGTGCCGGAAACGATCCAAATTGTTGAGAATGCAGTTTCCACAACGCCTATGCGGAATCGCATCCTGAAGGGGATTCTGCGCAAATGTACGCAGGATGCGTGGGCAAACGGCGAGTTCACTCTGTCCGGATTACTCGACCACATGCCCGAGAAAGATTTGAAAAGTTTGGTCGTCTGGTTAGACGAGCAAGCATCCGCGAAAGGTCTCGCAAACAAGATACGTGAAAGCGACGTTGATGAAGAGGGGTGCCCCCAACTGTTGAGGCAATCAATTGAAGCCCTGCAGAAAGATGAGGCACGTCACTCCAGCGACAACTTGAGCATTCGGCTTTCACAGTCCACGGACGGGCAAACCCGATCTGATGTCGCAACTGAAGATGAGTTGTTACTTCAGGCTGCTGAGTTTCACCGAAAACGTGCGACAAAGAAAAGCGGCTTCTAA
- the rpoD gene encoding RNA polymerase sigma factor RpoD has product MYRLDESLRKLTELGQLQGYLTFSQVNEYLPNNEISPEKIDALLLSLEDLGLSIVDESKVKPAPKSAVQNEASKAQQKKTKKAAPKKKTPKKKQTINMNGLVEETGGGRRIDDPVRMYLSQMGEIPLLTRSEEIDLAKKIEFSRKRFRRSLLECHYITQEAYDVLLKVQAGELPFDRTIKISLTERTQKDQVLGRLPHNLKTIQRLMSQNREFFKEFQDETKSQTERDEKFSRLDQSRRKIATLLEEVSLRTQRLQPLVKRLEQIAVRMTKLQADVSELSGDRLRKEQRANSLQELNDLMQLTLETPESLTERVNEIKARFADYDQAMRDLSAGNLRLVVSIAKRYRNRGMSFLDLIQEGNTGLMRAVDKYEYRRGYKFSTYATWWIRQAITRAISDQARTIRIPVHMIETMSRLRRISKQLVQELGREPTVEELAQASDVSPEEAKRVLLMARTPMSLDKPVGETEDAFLSDYIEAPNNHSPVTVAAQEMLKDQITQVLKTLTYREREIIKLRYGLGDGYTYTLEEVGRIFKVTRERVRQIEAKAVRKLQHPARSKQLQGFLERLAMANGGN; this is encoded by the coding sequence ATGTATCGACTGGATGAGAGCCTTCGCAAACTGACAGAATTGGGCCAACTGCAAGGGTATCTGACCTTTTCACAGGTCAACGAATACCTCCCCAATAATGAAATCAGTCCGGAAAAAATTGATGCACTGCTGCTGTCGCTGGAAGACCTCGGCTTGTCGATCGTCGATGAGTCCAAGGTAAAGCCTGCGCCGAAATCGGCCGTCCAGAACGAAGCTTCAAAGGCACAACAGAAGAAAACGAAGAAAGCTGCGCCTAAAAAGAAAACACCAAAGAAAAAACAGACGATCAACATGAACGGCCTGGTCGAGGAGACCGGCGGAGGCCGCAGAATCGATGATCCCGTGCGGATGTACCTTTCGCAAATGGGCGAAATTCCGCTACTGACGCGATCGGAAGAGATTGATCTCGCCAAGAAAATCGAATTTTCCCGCAAGCGATTTCGCCGTTCGCTGCTGGAATGCCATTACATTACCCAAGAAGCTTACGACGTTCTGCTGAAAGTTCAGGCTGGCGAATTGCCGTTTGATCGGACAATCAAAATCTCGCTGACTGAACGGACTCAGAAGGACCAGGTTCTCGGGCGATTGCCGCATAACCTGAAAACGATTCAACGGTTGATGAGTCAGAACAGAGAATTCTTCAAAGAGTTCCAGGACGAAACGAAATCACAAACCGAACGGGACGAAAAATTCAGCCGACTCGACCAGAGCCGACGAAAAATCGCCACCTTACTGGAAGAGGTCAGCCTGCGGACTCAGCGACTGCAACCGCTCGTCAAAAGGCTGGAGCAAATTGCCGTTCGCATGACGAAGTTGCAGGCAGACGTCAGCGAACTTTCTGGAGATCGCCTCCGGAAAGAGCAACGCGCCAACTCCTTGCAGGAACTCAATGACCTGATGCAACTCACTCTGGAGACACCAGAATCATTAACTGAGCGAGTCAACGAAATCAAAGCTCGCTTCGCTGACTACGATCAGGCCATGCGGGACTTGTCGGCTGGGAACCTGCGGTTGGTCGTTTCAATCGCCAAAAGGTATCGCAATCGCGGCATGAGTTTCCTCGACTTAATCCAAGAGGGAAACACCGGGCTGATGCGGGCCGTCGACAAGTACGAGTATCGCCGAGGCTACAAATTCTCGACTTACGCCACATGGTGGATTCGTCAGGCCATTACTCGGGCAATTTCGGATCAGGCACGGACGATTCGCATCCCTGTCCACATGATCGAAACAATGTCTCGGTTGCGTCGCATCAGTAAGCAACTCGTTCAGGAACTGGGACGGGAACCAACCGTTGAAGAACTCGCTCAAGCTTCCGATGTCAGCCCTGAAGAAGCGAAACGAGTCCTGCTCATGGCTCGCACGCCCATGAGCCTCGACAAGCCGGTCGGTGAGACGGAAGATGCGTTTTTGAGCGACTACATCGAAGCTCCGAACAATCATAGTCCGGTCACTGTTGCGGCTCAGGAAATGTTGAAGGACCAGATTACTCAGGTTTTGAAAACATTAACCTACCGCGAACGAGAGATCATCAAGCTCCGCTACGGTCTGGGTGATGGGTACACCTACACCCTTGAGGAAGTTGGACGTATTTTCAAAGTGACACGCGAGCGAGTTCGACAAATCGAAGCGAAAGCGGTTCGAAAACTTCAACATCCCGCCCGCTCGAAGCAATTGCAGGGTTTTCTGGAACGACTCGCTATGGCCAACGGTGGCAATTGA